In Limanda limanda chromosome 23, fLimLim1.1, whole genome shotgun sequence, a genomic segment contains:
- the LOC132996841 gene encoding peripheral plasma membrane protein CASK isoform X2 — protein MTMADDDVLFEDVYELCEVIGKGPFSVVRRCINRDTGQQFAVKIVDVASFTSSPGLSTEDLKREASICHMLKHPHIVELLETYSSDGMLYMVFEYMDGADLCFEIVKRADAGFVYSEAVASHYMRQILEALRYCHDNNVIHRDVKPHCVLLASKENSAPVKLGGFGVAIQLGESGLVAGGRVGTPHFMAPEVVKREPYGKPVDVWGCGVILFILLSGCLPFYGTKERLFEAIIKGKYKMNPRQWAHISESAKDLVRRMLMLDPAERITVYEALNHPWLKERDRYAYKIHLPETVEQLRKFNSRRKLKGAVLAAVSSHKFNSFYGDPPEELHDFSDDPTSSGLLAAERAVSQVLDSLEEIHALTDCSEKDMDFLHSVFEDQHLHTLLDLYDKINTRSSPQIRNPPSDGVQRAKEVLETISCYTDNMEAKELRRILTQPHFMALLQTHDVVAHEVYSDDALRVTPPPTSPYLNGDSPDSTNGDMDLENVTRVRLVQFQKNTDEPMGITLKMNELNHCIVARIMHGGMIHRQGTLHVGDEIREINGISVANQTVEQLQKMLKEMRGSITFKIVPSYRSQSMSCEKESPDLSQQSPPNGHASVTSSILDLPSTIQPKGRQISRTPTIKDKLSIKIYVRAQFEYDPTKDDLIPCREAGIRFQVGDIIQIISKDDHNWWQGKLENTKNATAGLIPSPELQEWRVACIAMEKTKQEQQASCTWFGKKKKQYKDKYLAKHNAVFDQLDLVTYEEVVKLPSFKRKTLVLLGAHGVGRRHIKNTLITKHPDLFAYPIPHTTRPPKKDEENGKNYFFVTHEQMMQDISNNDYLEYGSHEDAMYGTRLETIRQIHVQGMISILDVEPQALKILRTAEFAPYVVFIAAPTITPGMTEDDSLERLQKESEMLQHTYAHYFDQTIINNEIDDTIRHLEEAVDLVSTTSQWVPVSWVY, from the exons GGGTCCCTTCAGCGTGGTGCGGCGCTGCATCAACAGGGACACGGGCCAGCAGTTCGCCGTAAAGATCGTGGACGTGGCCAGCTTCACCTCCAGCCCCGGCCTCAGCACAGAGG ATCTAAAGCGAGAGGCCAGTATCTGCCACATGCTCAAACATCCTCACAtcgtggagctgctggagaccTACAGCTCTGATGGCATGCTCTACATGGTCTTTGAATA TATGGATGGAGCCGACCTGTGCTTTGAAATTGTTAAGAGAGCTGATGCCGGGTTTGTGTACAGCGAAGCAGTGGCCAG CCACTACATGAGGCAGATTTTGGAGGCGCTTCGATACTGCCACGACAACAATGTGATTCATCGCGATGTAAAG cctcacTGTGTGCTGTTGGCCTCAAAGGAGAACTCCGCTCCAGTCAAGCTGGGAGGGTTTGGAGTGGCGATACAGCTGGGAGAGTCTGGATTAGTAGCTGGAG GCCGAGTCGGTACTCCCCACTTCATGGCCCCGGAGGTGGTGAAGAGGGAGCCGTACGGCAAACCTGTGGACGTGTGGGGATGTGGggtcatcctcttcatcctcctgtcTGGCTGCCTTCCTTTCTATGGCACCAAGGAGCGCTTGTTCGAGGCCATCATCAAAGGCAAATACAAG ATGAACCCTCGCCAGTGGGCTCACATCTCGGAGAGCGCCAAAGACCTGGTGAGACGCATGCTGATGCTGGACCCTGCCGAGAGGATCACAGTTTACGAGGCCCTCAACCACCCCTGGCTGAAG GAGAGGGACAGGTATGCCTACAAGATCCACCTGCCTGAAACGGTGGAGCAGCTGAGGAAGTTCAACTCCAGGAGGAAGCTGAAG GGTGCAGTCCTAGCTGCGGTTTCCAGCCACAAGTTTAATTCTTTCTATGGAGACCCCCCAGAGGAACTACATGACTTCTCAGATGACCCCACCTCCTCAG GACTGCTAGCTGCTGAAA gGGCAGTGTCGCAGGTTTTGGACAGTCTAGAGGAGATTCACGCGTTGACGGACTGCAGCGAGAAAGACATGGACTTCCTGCACAGTGTCTTTGAGGATCAGCACCTCCACACCCTGCTGGAC CTTTATGACAAAATCAACACCAGGTCGTCTCCTCAGATCAGGAACCCTCCGAGTGACGGAGTGCAGAGAGCTAAAGAG GTACTGGAAACCATCTCCTGCTACACAGACAACATGGAGGCCAAGGAGCTCAGGAGGATCCTCACGCAGCCACACTTTATG GCTCTGCTGCAGACCCACGATGTCGTTGCCCACGAGGTCTACAGCGACGATGCGCTGAGGGTGACTCCCCCGCCCACTTCTCCATACTTGAACGGAGACTCCCCGGACAGCACCAACGGAGACATGGACCTGGAGAACGTCACCAGGGTTCGCCTGGTGCAGTTTCAGAAGAACACTGATGAGCCCATG GGCATCACTCTGAAAATGAACGAACTCAACCACTGCATCGTGGCCCGCATCATGCACGGTGGAATGATTCATCGACAGG GGACTCTGCATGTTGGAGATGAGATCCGGGAAATTAATGGCATCAGCGTTGCCAATCAGACGGTAGAACAGCTCCAAAAGATGCTG AAAGAGATGAGGGGAAGCATTACCTTCAAGATTGTGCCCAGTTACAGGTCCCAGTCCATGTCCTGTGAG AAAGAGTCGCCCGATTTGTCTCAACAGTCGCCTCCTAATGGTCATGCTAGTGTCACCAGCTCCATCCTG GATCTGCCATCGACGATTCAGCCCAAAGGCCGTCAG ATCTCCCGAACTCCTACTATCAAGGACAAATTGTCCATCAAG ATCTACGTACGCGCTCAGTTTGAATACGACCCGACGAAAGATGACCTCATTCCGTGCAGGGAGGCGGGCATTCGCTTCCAGGTGGGCGACATCATTCAGATCATCTCCAAGGATGACCACAACTGGTGGCAGGGAAAGCTGGAGAACACCAAGAACGCCACTGCTGGGCTCATCCCCTCGCCCGAGCTGCAGGAGTG GCGTGTGGCTTGCATAGCCATGGAGAAGACCAAACAGGAACAGCAGGCCAGCTGTACCTGGTttggcaaaaagaaaaaacagtacAAGGACAAGTATCTGGCAAAGCACAATGCAG TGTTTGACCAACTAGACCTGGTGACTTATGAGGAAGTAGTGAAACTGCCATCGTTCAAGAGGAAAACACTGGTGTTGCTCG GTGCACACGGCGTTGGAAGGAGGCACATCAAGAACACACTCATCACCAAACATCCGGACTTGTTCGCCTACCCCATCCCCC ACACGACTCGACCTCCGAAGAAGGACGAGGAGAATGGGAAGAACTACTTCTTTGTGACTCACGAGCAGATGATGCAGGACATCAGCAACAACGACTACCTGGAGTACGGAAGCCACGAGGACGCCATGTACGGCACCAGGCTGGAGACCATCCGGCAGATCCACGTGCAGGGCATGATCTCCATCCTGGACGTTGAACCACAG gCACTAAAGATCCTCAGGACCGCAGAGTTTGCTCCTTACGTGGTCTTCATCGCAGCTCCCACCATCACCCCAGGCATGACCGAG GACGACTCCTTGGAGCGGCTCCAGAAGGAGTCGGAGATGCTGCAGCACACCTACGCTCACTACTTTGACCAGACCATCATCAACAATGAGATCGACGACACCATCCGCCATCTGGAGGAGGCCGTGGACCTGGTGTCCACCACCTCCCAGTGGGTGCCTGTCTCCTGGGTGTACTGA
- the LOC132996841 gene encoding peripheral plasma membrane protein CASK isoform X4, protein MTMADDDVLFEDVYELCEVIGKGPFSVVRRCINRDTGQQFAVKIVDVASFTSSPGLSTEDLKREASICHMLKHPHIVELLETYSSDGMLYMVFEYMDGADLCFEIVKRADAGFVYSEAVASHYMRQILEALRYCHDNNVIHRDVKPHCVLLASKENSAPVKLGGFGVAIQLGESGLVAGGRVGTPHFMAPEVVKREPYGKPVDVWGCGVILFILLSGCLPFYGTKERLFEAIIKGKYKMNPRQWAHISESAKDLVRRMLMLDPAERITVYEALNHPWLKERDRYAYKIHLPETVEQLRKFNSRRKLKGAVLAAVSSHKFNSFYGDPPEELHDFSDDPTSSGAVSQVLDSLEEIHALTDCSEKDMDFLHSVFEDQHLHTLLDLYDKINTRSSPQIRNPPSDGVQRAKEVLETISCYTDNMEAKELRRILTQPHFMALLQTHDVVAHEVYSDDALRVTPPPTSPYLNGDSPDSTNGDMDLENVTRVRLVQFQKNTDEPMGITLKMNELNHCIVARIMHGGMIHRQGTLHVGDEIREINGISVANQTVEQLQKMLKEMRGSITFKIVPSYRSQSMSCEKESPDLSQQSPPNGHASVTSSILDLPSTIQPKGRQIYVRAQFEYDPTKDDLIPCREAGIRFQVGDIIQIISKDDHNWWQGKLENTKNATAGLIPSPELQEWRVACIAMEKTKQEQQASCTWFGKKKKQYKDKYLAKHNAVFDQLDLVTYEEVVKLPSFKRKTLVLLGAHGVGRRHIKNTLITKHPDLFAYPIPHTTRPPKKDEENGKNYFFVTHEQMMQDISNNDYLEYGSHEDAMYGTRLETIRQIHVQGMISILDVEPQALKILRTAEFAPYVVFIAAPTITPGMTEDDSLERLQKESEMLQHTYAHYFDQTIINNEIDDTIRHLEEAVDLVSTTSQWVPVSWVY, encoded by the exons GGGTCCCTTCAGCGTGGTGCGGCGCTGCATCAACAGGGACACGGGCCAGCAGTTCGCCGTAAAGATCGTGGACGTGGCCAGCTTCACCTCCAGCCCCGGCCTCAGCACAGAGG ATCTAAAGCGAGAGGCCAGTATCTGCCACATGCTCAAACATCCTCACAtcgtggagctgctggagaccTACAGCTCTGATGGCATGCTCTACATGGTCTTTGAATA TATGGATGGAGCCGACCTGTGCTTTGAAATTGTTAAGAGAGCTGATGCCGGGTTTGTGTACAGCGAAGCAGTGGCCAG CCACTACATGAGGCAGATTTTGGAGGCGCTTCGATACTGCCACGACAACAATGTGATTCATCGCGATGTAAAG cctcacTGTGTGCTGTTGGCCTCAAAGGAGAACTCCGCTCCAGTCAAGCTGGGAGGGTTTGGAGTGGCGATACAGCTGGGAGAGTCTGGATTAGTAGCTGGAG GCCGAGTCGGTACTCCCCACTTCATGGCCCCGGAGGTGGTGAAGAGGGAGCCGTACGGCAAACCTGTGGACGTGTGGGGATGTGGggtcatcctcttcatcctcctgtcTGGCTGCCTTCCTTTCTATGGCACCAAGGAGCGCTTGTTCGAGGCCATCATCAAAGGCAAATACAAG ATGAACCCTCGCCAGTGGGCTCACATCTCGGAGAGCGCCAAAGACCTGGTGAGACGCATGCTGATGCTGGACCCTGCCGAGAGGATCACAGTTTACGAGGCCCTCAACCACCCCTGGCTGAAG GAGAGGGACAGGTATGCCTACAAGATCCACCTGCCTGAAACGGTGGAGCAGCTGAGGAAGTTCAACTCCAGGAGGAAGCTGAAG GGTGCAGTCCTAGCTGCGGTTTCCAGCCACAAGTTTAATTCTTTCTATGGAGACCCCCCAGAGGAACTACATGACTTCTCAGATGACCCCACCTCCTCAG gGGCAGTGTCGCAGGTTTTGGACAGTCTAGAGGAGATTCACGCGTTGACGGACTGCAGCGAGAAAGACATGGACTTCCTGCACAGTGTCTTTGAGGATCAGCACCTCCACACCCTGCTGGAC CTTTATGACAAAATCAACACCAGGTCGTCTCCTCAGATCAGGAACCCTCCGAGTGACGGAGTGCAGAGAGCTAAAGAG GTACTGGAAACCATCTCCTGCTACACAGACAACATGGAGGCCAAGGAGCTCAGGAGGATCCTCACGCAGCCACACTTTATG GCTCTGCTGCAGACCCACGATGTCGTTGCCCACGAGGTCTACAGCGACGATGCGCTGAGGGTGACTCCCCCGCCCACTTCTCCATACTTGAACGGAGACTCCCCGGACAGCACCAACGGAGACATGGACCTGGAGAACGTCACCAGGGTTCGCCTGGTGCAGTTTCAGAAGAACACTGATGAGCCCATG GGCATCACTCTGAAAATGAACGAACTCAACCACTGCATCGTGGCCCGCATCATGCACGGTGGAATGATTCATCGACAGG GGACTCTGCATGTTGGAGATGAGATCCGGGAAATTAATGGCATCAGCGTTGCCAATCAGACGGTAGAACAGCTCCAAAAGATGCTG AAAGAGATGAGGGGAAGCATTACCTTCAAGATTGTGCCCAGTTACAGGTCCCAGTCCATGTCCTGTGAG AAAGAGTCGCCCGATTTGTCTCAACAGTCGCCTCCTAATGGTCATGCTAGTGTCACCAGCTCCATCCTG GATCTGCCATCGACGATTCAGCCCAAAGGCCGTCAG ATCTACGTACGCGCTCAGTTTGAATACGACCCGACGAAAGATGACCTCATTCCGTGCAGGGAGGCGGGCATTCGCTTCCAGGTGGGCGACATCATTCAGATCATCTCCAAGGATGACCACAACTGGTGGCAGGGAAAGCTGGAGAACACCAAGAACGCCACTGCTGGGCTCATCCCCTCGCCCGAGCTGCAGGAGTG GCGTGTGGCTTGCATAGCCATGGAGAAGACCAAACAGGAACAGCAGGCCAGCTGTACCTGGTttggcaaaaagaaaaaacagtacAAGGACAAGTATCTGGCAAAGCACAATGCAG TGTTTGACCAACTAGACCTGGTGACTTATGAGGAAGTAGTGAAACTGCCATCGTTCAAGAGGAAAACACTGGTGTTGCTCG GTGCACACGGCGTTGGAAGGAGGCACATCAAGAACACACTCATCACCAAACATCCGGACTTGTTCGCCTACCCCATCCCCC ACACGACTCGACCTCCGAAGAAGGACGAGGAGAATGGGAAGAACTACTTCTTTGTGACTCACGAGCAGATGATGCAGGACATCAGCAACAACGACTACCTGGAGTACGGAAGCCACGAGGACGCCATGTACGGCACCAGGCTGGAGACCATCCGGCAGATCCACGTGCAGGGCATGATCTCCATCCTGGACGTTGAACCACAG gCACTAAAGATCCTCAGGACCGCAGAGTTTGCTCCTTACGTGGTCTTCATCGCAGCTCCCACCATCACCCCAGGCATGACCGAG GACGACTCCTTGGAGCGGCTCCAGAAGGAGTCGGAGATGCTGCAGCACACCTACGCTCACTACTTTGACCAGACCATCATCAACAATGAGATCGACGACACCATCCGCCATCTGGAGGAGGCCGTGGACCTGGTGTCCACCACCTCCCAGTGGGTGCCTGTCTCCTGGGTGTACTGA
- the LOC132996841 gene encoding peripheral plasma membrane protein CASK isoform X3 produces MTMADDDVLFEDVYELCEVIGKGPFSVVRRCINRDTGQQFAVKIVDVASFTSSPGLSTEDLKREASICHMLKHPHIVELLETYSSDGMLYMVFEYMDGADLCFEIVKRADAGFVYSEAVASHYMRQILEALRYCHDNNVIHRDVKPHCVLLASKENSAPVKLGGFGVAIQLGESGLVAGGRVGTPHFMAPEVVKREPYGKPVDVWGCGVILFILLSGCLPFYGTKERLFEAIIKGKYKMNPRQWAHISESAKDLVRRMLMLDPAERITVYEALNHPWLKERDRYAYKIHLPETVEQLRKFNSRRKLKGAVLAAVSSHKFNSFYGDPPEELHDFSDDPTSSGLLAAERAVSQVLDSLEEIHALTDCSEKDMDFLHSVFEDQHLHTLLDLYDKINTRSSPQIRNPPSDGVQRAKEVLETISCYTDNMEAKELRRILTQPHFMALLQTHDVVAHEVYSDDALRVTPPPTSPYLNGDSPDSTNGDMDLENVTRVRLVQFQKNTDEPMGITLKMNELNHCIVARIMHGGMIHRQGTLHVGDEIREINGISVANQTVEQLQKMLKEMRGSITFKIVPSYRSQSMSCEKESPDLSQQSPPNGHASVTSSILDLPSTIQPKGRQIYVRAQFEYDPTKDDLIPCREAGIRFQVGDIIQIISKDDHNWWQGKLENTKNATAGLIPSPELQEWRVACIAMEKTKQEQQASCTWFGKKKKQYKDKYLAKHNAVFDQLDLVTYEEVVKLPSFKRKTLVLLGAHGVGRRHIKNTLITKHPDLFAYPIPHTTRPPKKDEENGKNYFFVTHEQMMQDISNNDYLEYGSHEDAMYGTRLETIRQIHVQGMISILDVEPQALKILRTAEFAPYVVFIAAPTITPGMTEDDSLERLQKESEMLQHTYAHYFDQTIINNEIDDTIRHLEEAVDLVSTTSQWVPVSWVY; encoded by the exons GGGTCCCTTCAGCGTGGTGCGGCGCTGCATCAACAGGGACACGGGCCAGCAGTTCGCCGTAAAGATCGTGGACGTGGCCAGCTTCACCTCCAGCCCCGGCCTCAGCACAGAGG ATCTAAAGCGAGAGGCCAGTATCTGCCACATGCTCAAACATCCTCACAtcgtggagctgctggagaccTACAGCTCTGATGGCATGCTCTACATGGTCTTTGAATA TATGGATGGAGCCGACCTGTGCTTTGAAATTGTTAAGAGAGCTGATGCCGGGTTTGTGTACAGCGAAGCAGTGGCCAG CCACTACATGAGGCAGATTTTGGAGGCGCTTCGATACTGCCACGACAACAATGTGATTCATCGCGATGTAAAG cctcacTGTGTGCTGTTGGCCTCAAAGGAGAACTCCGCTCCAGTCAAGCTGGGAGGGTTTGGAGTGGCGATACAGCTGGGAGAGTCTGGATTAGTAGCTGGAG GCCGAGTCGGTACTCCCCACTTCATGGCCCCGGAGGTGGTGAAGAGGGAGCCGTACGGCAAACCTGTGGACGTGTGGGGATGTGGggtcatcctcttcatcctcctgtcTGGCTGCCTTCCTTTCTATGGCACCAAGGAGCGCTTGTTCGAGGCCATCATCAAAGGCAAATACAAG ATGAACCCTCGCCAGTGGGCTCACATCTCGGAGAGCGCCAAAGACCTGGTGAGACGCATGCTGATGCTGGACCCTGCCGAGAGGATCACAGTTTACGAGGCCCTCAACCACCCCTGGCTGAAG GAGAGGGACAGGTATGCCTACAAGATCCACCTGCCTGAAACGGTGGAGCAGCTGAGGAAGTTCAACTCCAGGAGGAAGCTGAAG GGTGCAGTCCTAGCTGCGGTTTCCAGCCACAAGTTTAATTCTTTCTATGGAGACCCCCCAGAGGAACTACATGACTTCTCAGATGACCCCACCTCCTCAG GACTGCTAGCTGCTGAAA gGGCAGTGTCGCAGGTTTTGGACAGTCTAGAGGAGATTCACGCGTTGACGGACTGCAGCGAGAAAGACATGGACTTCCTGCACAGTGTCTTTGAGGATCAGCACCTCCACACCCTGCTGGAC CTTTATGACAAAATCAACACCAGGTCGTCTCCTCAGATCAGGAACCCTCCGAGTGACGGAGTGCAGAGAGCTAAAGAG GTACTGGAAACCATCTCCTGCTACACAGACAACATGGAGGCCAAGGAGCTCAGGAGGATCCTCACGCAGCCACACTTTATG GCTCTGCTGCAGACCCACGATGTCGTTGCCCACGAGGTCTACAGCGACGATGCGCTGAGGGTGACTCCCCCGCCCACTTCTCCATACTTGAACGGAGACTCCCCGGACAGCACCAACGGAGACATGGACCTGGAGAACGTCACCAGGGTTCGCCTGGTGCAGTTTCAGAAGAACACTGATGAGCCCATG GGCATCACTCTGAAAATGAACGAACTCAACCACTGCATCGTGGCCCGCATCATGCACGGTGGAATGATTCATCGACAGG GGACTCTGCATGTTGGAGATGAGATCCGGGAAATTAATGGCATCAGCGTTGCCAATCAGACGGTAGAACAGCTCCAAAAGATGCTG AAAGAGATGAGGGGAAGCATTACCTTCAAGATTGTGCCCAGTTACAGGTCCCAGTCCATGTCCTGTGAG AAAGAGTCGCCCGATTTGTCTCAACAGTCGCCTCCTAATGGTCATGCTAGTGTCACCAGCTCCATCCTG GATCTGCCATCGACGATTCAGCCCAAAGGCCGTCAG ATCTACGTACGCGCTCAGTTTGAATACGACCCGACGAAAGATGACCTCATTCCGTGCAGGGAGGCGGGCATTCGCTTCCAGGTGGGCGACATCATTCAGATCATCTCCAAGGATGACCACAACTGGTGGCAGGGAAAGCTGGAGAACACCAAGAACGCCACTGCTGGGCTCATCCCCTCGCCCGAGCTGCAGGAGTG GCGTGTGGCTTGCATAGCCATGGAGAAGACCAAACAGGAACAGCAGGCCAGCTGTACCTGGTttggcaaaaagaaaaaacagtacAAGGACAAGTATCTGGCAAAGCACAATGCAG TGTTTGACCAACTAGACCTGGTGACTTATGAGGAAGTAGTGAAACTGCCATCGTTCAAGAGGAAAACACTGGTGTTGCTCG GTGCACACGGCGTTGGAAGGAGGCACATCAAGAACACACTCATCACCAAACATCCGGACTTGTTCGCCTACCCCATCCCCC ACACGACTCGACCTCCGAAGAAGGACGAGGAGAATGGGAAGAACTACTTCTTTGTGACTCACGAGCAGATGATGCAGGACATCAGCAACAACGACTACCTGGAGTACGGAAGCCACGAGGACGCCATGTACGGCACCAGGCTGGAGACCATCCGGCAGATCCACGTGCAGGGCATGATCTCCATCCTGGACGTTGAACCACAG gCACTAAAGATCCTCAGGACCGCAGAGTTTGCTCCTTACGTGGTCTTCATCGCAGCTCCCACCATCACCCCAGGCATGACCGAG GACGACTCCTTGGAGCGGCTCCAGAAGGAGTCGGAGATGCTGCAGCACACCTACGCTCACTACTTTGACCAGACCATCATCAACAATGAGATCGACGACACCATCCGCCATCTGGAGGAGGCCGTGGACCTGGTGTCCACCACCTCCCAGTGGGTGCCTGTCTCCTGGGTGTACTGA
- the LOC132996843 gene encoding probable G-protein coupled receptor 34, with protein MTTFSPASSFLFTLSASASSNTSLSTSASSLPLSMSSIPHSFSPNESPCLLDVKALRWTLVIFYSLFFLFGIVGNLFALWVFLRLHSSRNSVRVFLINCAVADLVLLACLPFRVFYHINGNKWVLGNVACKLVGTLFYMNMYISITLLGFISLDRYLRLKRKGRALRGMCGSSRSSSWVACGVLWGLSLMALVSLIVKAEGKKDIDQCFEYKQLHEAKGKAYFNAVLVALFWLVFIMLVVSYAKIASQLLRVSKDRPDFANARKYKSTAKKSFFVLFLFTVCFGPYHAFRPFYIHSQLSTEVSCDYKQLMDHTNEVMLLFSAFNSCLDPVMYFLLSGSVRKTALQALGQRFGNRFSLHDATSNSSTTEFRRASVPLVLPKPEPNIPSVGPRVSICVISSTLDRTGLTVLPPTGQN; from the coding sequence ATGACGACCTTTTCCCCCGcatcttctttcctcttcactcTTTCAGCTTCTGCATCATCCAACACATCTCTATCTACCTCTGCTTCATCCCTTCCTCTATCAATGTCATCTATTCCCCATTCCTTCTCCCCAAACGAATCTCCTTGTTTACTGGATGTCAAAGCCCTCCGTTGGACGCTGGTAATCTTCtactccctcttcttcctctttgggATTGTGGGTAACCTCTTTGCACTGTGGGTTTTCCTTCGCTTGCACTCGAGCCGCAATTCTGTGAGAGTATTCCTCATCAACTGTGCTGTGGCGGATCTGGTCCTGCTGGCGTGTCTGCCCTTCAGGGTCTTCTACCATATCAATGGCAACAAGTGGGTTCTGGGAAATGTGGCCTGCAAGCTGGTGGGAACTCTATTTTATATGAACATGTACATAAGTATCACGTTACTGGGATTTATCAGCTTGGACAGATACTTAAGGCTGAAGAGGAAAGGTAGAGCGCTGAGAGGCATGTGCGGGAGCAGCCGGTCATCGAGCTGGGTGGCATGTGGGGTTCTGTGGGGTCTGTCACTGATGGCACTGGTGTCCTTGATTGTCAAGGCAGAGGGCAAAAAGGACATCGACCAGTGCTTCGAGTACAAGCAGCTACACGAAGCCAAAGGGAAGGCCTACTTCAACGCTGTGCTGGTGGCGCTGTTCTGGCTCGTCTTCATCATGCTCGTGGTCTCCTATGCGAAGATCGCCTCCCAGTTGCTGAGGGTGTCTAAGGACAGACCGGACTTTGCCAACGCGCGGAAATACAAAAGCACTGCCAAGAAATCCTTCTTCGTCCTCTTTCTGTTCACCGTGTGTTTCGGACCCTACCACGCCTTCCGCCCCTTCTACATCCACTCGCAGCTCAGCACAGAGGTCTCCTGCGACTACAAGCAGCTGATGGACCACACCAACGAGGTGATGCTGTTGTTCTCCGCCTTCAATAGCTGTTTGGATCCGGTCATGTACTTTCTGTTATCTGGCTCGGTTCGCAAAACCGCACTGCAAGCGCTTGGGCAGCGGTTTGGAAACCGCTTTTCCCTCCACGATGCCACATCCAACAGCTCGACGACAGAGTTCAGGCGGGCGTCTGTGCCTCTGGTGTTACCAAAACCTGAACCAAACATCCCCTCCGTCGGACCGAGAGTGAGCATCTGTGTCATCAGCTCCACCCTTGACCGCACAGGATTGACTGTGCTTCCACCTACTGGCCAAAACTGA